The nucleotide window AATGCCTCGCGCACCGGCGGCGAGGGCATGCTCGGCACCGCCATCGCGAAGCGCATCATCGCCGCCGCGCGCGGACAGCCCTCGCTGTCGGTGCTCCATGCGCTCCAGCGCGTGGGGCTCGACCTCCAGCTGCTCGCCACGCCGGAGCAGCTGGGCCTGGAGCTGGTGCTGCGCGGAGTGCCCACGGACGCGGCGGCCTCGCTCGGCGCGCTCATCACCTCGCTCAACACCGCGGCGCTCCTGGACGTGCGCACGTTGAGCATCACCGCCGCGCGCTTCGCCGCGCTCTACCAGTCCGCGCCGGGCTTCTGGCCGCTCGACAAGGTGGAGAGCATCGTGCTGACGCTGGAGCGCACCCTGCACGAGGGCAACCTCGCCATCTTCTCGGACATCGGCGGCTCGGGGCAGCTCTACCTGGCGTGGCGCCGCAGCGCCGTCGGCGCGGTGACGCCCGCGCGCGTGCTCACGGAGTTCACGCTGGTGGACGCGGTGCCCGCCCAGGCCGTGCAGGCCTACGACTACGCGCTGGCGCACGCGTTCGACACGCCGCGCCCCTACCAGTTCGACCAGCTCTTCCCGGGCATGCACTACAAGAGCCTGCTGGTCGCGGCCTTCGCCCTCTACGAGCAGGCCCGCCTGTCCACGAGCCCCGCCACCCGTGACGCGCTCGTGGCCATGGCCAACAACTACATCGCCTGGCGCGAGCAGCACGACATGGCACAGCCCGTCTTCTCGCCCGCCTCGCCCCGCGCGGACGAGGTGTCCCGCGTCGCGCTGCTCCGAATCATCACCCCGCTGCTGCGCACCGAGTTCGGCACGGTCGTCTGGAACTACGCCGACTATGCGAACAGCCAGCCGGACCGCGACGGCAACCCGTTGACCTCGCCGCCCACCGAGTACAATTGGGCCGACTTCTGGGACCGCTGGAACGGCATCCTCTACGCCTTCGACCAGGCGTACCTGGACCCCACGGGGACGTGGGTCATGCCGGAACCCATCGTGGACCCGACCGCGCCGACGGGCGGGTCCTGAGTCGCATGTCCCGCCCTCGACGCGGGGCCGGCCTGTGGAGGGGCCGAGGTCGGGGCTGGTGGATGTCCCGACGTGCGGACGCCGCGCCGCAGCGTGATTCCCCAGGCGGAGCGGATGACTTGACGCATTTGGAGGGCCAGGGGACGGTTCAGGTCTACATGAGCCCCTCGCCGTCCGCCGTGTCCATCCCCTCCACGGACACCCCCGTCATCCCCTCGGGAGCCATGCCCGCAGCGCCCGCCGACGAAGCAGCGCTCTCCGCCGAGGCCCGCCTGTGCGTGCTGCGGGAGATGATGAGCGAGGCGTTCCTCTGCCTGGATGCCCAGGGGCGCATCCGCGAGGTGAATGGCCGCGCCGCCGCGCTGCTCGGCGTACCCGCCCAGGAGCTGCAGGGCCAGGAGCCCTGGACGGCCGAGCCCGCGCTCGCGGGCACCGTGCTGCACGAGCGCTTGATGGCCGCGTTGTCCACCCGCGAGGGGGGACGCTTCCTGGCGGAGCTGCCCTCGCGTGTCTGGCTGGACGTCAACGTCCGCGTGGTGGGCGAGGAAACGTGGGTGCTCGCCGCCGACATCACCCGGAGGCAGCGCGCGGAGAGCGAGGTGGCCAGGACCGAGGAGCGCTTCCGTCAGCTCGGCGAGCGCTTCCAGGTGGCGCTGGACTCCGCGCAGATGGCCGTCTGGGAGACCAACGTCGCCACCGGCCAGGTGTTCCGCTCGGAGGGACATGACCGCCTCTACGGCTATCCCCATCCGCTGGCGGAGTGGACCCACGAGCGGTTCATCGAGTCGCTCCACCCCGACGACCGCCCGGCCGTGCAGACGCAACTGAAGGACATCGCCGCGGGCAGGACGGACGCGTACGTCTCCACGTACAGGACGCACTGGCCGGATGGCTCCTGGCACTGGCTCACCAGCCGCGCGCGGGTGCTGCGCGACGCGACGGGCAAGGTGATGGTGGTGCGCGGCGCGCTCCTGGACATCACCGCGCTGAAGGAGACGGAGTTCGCGCTGCAGGAGGCGGTGCGCACGCGCGACGACTTCCTCTCGCTGGCGAGCCACGAGCTGCGCACGCCGCTGACGTCCCTGCGGCTGCAGGCCCAGCTGCTGCGGAGGCTCGCCGAGGGCAACGCGCAGGAGACGCTCGGCTCGCCCAAGGTCCAGGCGAAGCTGGACGCCACCGAGCGCCAGCTGCGCAGGCTGGGCGCGCTCGTGGACAACCTGCTCGACGTCAGCCGCATCCGCACGGGCAAGCTGGACTTCCACTTCTCCGACGGAGACCTGGCCGCCGTCGTGGCGGACCTGGTGGCGCGCTTCGGGGACGAGGCCCGGCACACCGGCGTGCCGCTGAGCGCGAAGGTGGACGGGCCGATGGAGGGCCGCTTCGACCGACTGCGCATGGAACAGGTGGTGAGCAACCTCTTGTCCAATGCCCTGCGCTACGGCGCGGGCAACCCCGTGTCGCTGTCGCTCACGCGGCACGGTGACAAGGCGAAGCTGACGGTGTGCGACAGCGGCCCGGGGGTGCCGGTGAAGGACCGCGAGCGCATCTTCGAGCGCTTCACGCAGGGCGACAACGCGCGGCGACAGGGCGGAATGGGCCTGGGCCTC belongs to Myxococcus fulvus and includes:
- a CDS encoding sensor histidine kinase codes for the protein MSRRADAAPQRDSPGGADDLTHLEGQGTVQVYMSPSPSAVSIPSTDTPVIPSGAMPAAPADEAALSAEARLCVLREMMSEAFLCLDAQGRIREVNGRAAALLGVPAQELQGQEPWTAEPALAGTVLHERLMAALSTREGGRFLAELPSRVWLDVNVRVVGEETWVLAADITRRQRAESEVARTEERFRQLGERFQVALDSAQMAVWETNVATGQVFRSEGHDRLYGYPHPLAEWTHERFIESLHPDDRPAVQTQLKDIAAGRTDAYVSTYRTHWPDGSWHWLTSRARVLRDATGKVMVVRGALLDITALKETEFALQEAVRTRDDFLSLASHELRTPLTSLRLQAQLLRRLAEGNAQETLGSPKVQAKLDATERQLRRLGALVDNLLDVSRIRTGKLDFHFSDGDLAAVVADLVARFGDEARHTGVPLSAKVDGPMEGRFDRLRMEQVVSNLLSNALRYGAGNPVSLSLTRHGDKAKLTVCDSGPGVPVKDRERIFERFTQGDNARRQGGMGLGLYIVRQIVEAHGGHIHVEDTPGGGATFAVELPL